DNA sequence from the Sceloporus undulatus isolate JIND9_A2432 ecotype Alabama chromosome 4, SceUnd_v1.1, whole genome shotgun sequence genome:
TACCTTCTCTTGAGGCTGCACTTAACACAATCTCTGAGAAACTGCAGCCACTAGTGTAGGGCCCAAGAAGATTCCAGACACCATCTGTCTATAAGAGGCATGGGTCTTTTCAATGCAGTGATACAGATGTTAGGATAATTTGCTTTGGACAACTGAATTTTCAGCAATGGCAAGCAGCTCTTGGCTGCTTCAACTAGAGTAATGTTCATATTAAAACTAATTACAAAATCTTTGCCTGAGGAAATCTAGGACCAATGGCTGCttgaatacagtacagtggtgcctcgggttacgaaaataattcgttccgcggccgctttcgtaacccgaaaagccttcgtaagccgaaaacccataggcgctaatggggaaaaaagccgcggctctgccgcggctccatttaaaatagcgccggagttttttcgtaacccgaaaaaactttcgtaacccgaaacaataaatccctatgggattttttcgtatcctgaaaaattcgtaacctgggtatttcgtatcccgaggtaccactgtatagacaaCAGGCAGAGAATCATATCCCTGTGGCCTTTTACTGTACAACCAATTGCATGTTATTAGTCCCTAACTCTTTATGCTTTTCTTTCTGATCAGAAGATGGACACCAGCCTTGGCTCTGTGGTGAGTTTTTCAGCTTGGCTGATGTATCCCTTGCTGTTACATTGCACCGGCTAAAGTTCATTGGACTGGCAAGGAGAAACTGGGGGAATGGAAAACGACCAAATTTGGAAGCCTATTATGAGCGTGTCTTGAAGAGGAAAACATTCCGCCAGGTTTTAGGACATGTAAATAACATATTAATTTCTGCGGTTCTTCCAACTGCATTTCGAGTAGCCAAGAAAAGGGCACCCAGAGTTTTGGGTACTACATTTCTAGTTGGCTTATTGGCGGTAATAGGGTATTTTGGTTTTGCTACGCTTCGGAAGAGATTTCCTAACATGTTGTTCCCACTTAGAGCGAGGCCAAGCTATCTGTAAATGATTCTTTGCCCATTCTTTGAACAGATCACCTAATACCACAGACAGGTTGATCTAAGAGACAATACATCACAACATTGACATATATTAATTATTACCTTCCTGTTGCTAAAATGTGGTGGCAGTGGAGAGGTAATGGAAGAAATTAAATACTGAAGAAAAATGAGACAGTTGCTTAGATCCTGAATACTGGGAACAGAATGGGGTCATGGAGTAGCATTTTCTTGTCCCCATGTAGCCcaaaagtgaaacaaaaattGAGTGGATGGCAAATTGTAATGGATCGAGTTGCTTGAACATTGTTCCACTCATGCAGAAGAGCTCCATTCAGTTTTGGTTAATGCCTTCCCCCACCCCAGCAACACTCTTCTGTGGGATCCAGGAAGGTCTTCAACAGAAAAGGGGCATGAGAAAATTCAATGAGCATCCCTCTACTTCCAGTATTGAAGATCCAAGTCAACATAATTTCCTCTTCAAATTCCAACTTTATGACAATGTACAAGTTAGAAAGACAAGATGGTCTCTCATTTTTATGAAAAGCCATTCTctaatattttattgtatgttgtAATTTGACAATTTCATATTTTTCACTGTTCAGAGGGTCCAGTCATCTTCTAATTGGTTTTTGTAAATATGAGGAAACTTCATTCTGTTACATGTATGGTTTGTTATACTGATTGGATCAAGACATATGTTCCTGAAAGACCAATTACTGAAATTTAGATTGACACAATAGCACATGTTATGGAAGCACATGAAATGTATGAGTAGTTATCAGATTTCAAAGGCACAAATAGTCATTAGACAAGACATGAGATTTCTGTTGGTTGTCTGTGAGGATTAGCTAACAAAATTTTTGCCTCAATTAAACCTTGCACCAGAATGTCATGTCCCATGATTTCATTCAAAAGTACTGCACATCATACACTCGATATTGTGATACAAGTGATCAGTCTTTTTTCTTTACTGTAAGCATATTTTTGTGCCTGTGTATGAATGTATTCCATGATGTGCCTCAGAAAATATCTTATTCACAAATATAtcatctttataaaaaaaaagtatacttCTGATTATTTTTTGgttgttggggagggaggggcagcTAAAATTAGTCAACCAAACAGGAGGGCAGAGACTCAAAATGGAGCAAATATATTAGCTTCATGGGCTTGCTGTATTTCAAGTTTAGAGGGATACAGACTAAACAACATGTGAGTTTTTCTTGGAGGTCATTCTTGGAGGTCAACAGAATTTAATAGTACCAAGTCAGACATTTTGATGATTGCCACAGAGATGACATATCGCAACTTCTATTTGCcccaggttgggggcatggcatgcagctGCCGTGTCCCCAATCCAGAGCTTCCAGGGATGGCACAGAGCTGCCCCTGAGCGGGCTGTTTGTCGAGCccctaaaatagcattcaccttctttgttGCAGGCTCATGTTCAAGTTATggtcaacaataatcccaaggtttGTTTCCCATGTAGTTTTTCTGAGTCATGTATCTCATATCCTATAACTGTGCaattggtttttgtggcctaaatgtagaatactgcatttgtctctattgaatttcattttattaatttctacccattttataaaaaaaacacattatcaAGTTCTTCTGGAATCCTGTTCCTATCATCCAATGTATTAACCAACCCTCCTTGTTTTGTGTCATCTGTAAACTTGCTAAGGATTTCCTCCAGCCCATCATCTGTATCACTTGTTGGCTGCACTGTCATTTGAAGAGTTGCTTCGTGTGCAAAATACCCACCGCAGACTAACCAATTCCAAAGTAATGTTTATATATCTCATGACATCAATTCAAATCCAGGATGTTCTTTGAATGTGATTCATCTGGAAGCATTTTGGCCATGATGGCTTGTCCCTAGATGTGTAAAACATACTTGCCAATTTTCTCATGTTCAGCACTGTGGGGAAAATTGGCAACTGCTATGAGATGTTTTTGTTCCTGCATGATAGTAAAAATACTAGCATGATTTCATCAGCAGAGAAATAGGAAAAGAGACtgagttttgcacaaaaatcatTGCATTTCCCCACAAAATTATATACAGTGTAATATGCATTTCACAATGATTACACAGACAGAAAAACCTTAGcaaaaattttggaaagaaagtTCTGAAATATGAAACATCAAAAATCTGTAAAaacattgttaattttattgattgaggaaaaaaatgtaattttctttctccacatgcaagaatgaaataagtgaacaCTTTCCCCCAATTATATCATCACACAAAGCCAAACTGAGTTgctggatagttttttgtgggttttttgggctgtgtggccatgtcctagaagagtttattcctgatgttttgccagcatctgtggctggcatcttcagagcatgctgacctggaagagagtgagtacatatatactgtgtggtaCTAGGTAAGAAGGAGTGATtcctatgttaatctgtgtattgttctgttgttgatggccgggCCTCagtgtgggaggatatgcaaacgaggattagtatctgctaattggtgatcattgtctgctgggaaagcctctgatcctgaatggtttctcatttgcatttgctgagtcctggttttggtgttcttcaggactggtagccaaactttatttactttatttaccatataccatgcagctgcgacAACTCTACATAGGATCACCAAATGCACTGTCCAAatgtgaatcaaggaacatgagagacactgcagactagatcagccagaaaaatcagcagtagtagaacacattataaaccatcctgggcacaaaatgcggtttgaaaacactgaaattctggaccatgccaacaactataaggtcagaatgcacagggaatccattgaaatccacaaacacttggacaacttcaacaggaaagaagaaacccttaaagtaaataaagtttggcgggttataaaccgccactttgaggcggtctgccgccccCACCGTTTGCTCCatgtgggagctgcagcagccacaccgcgtggctcccgcatggaccgaaaaagaagctccaaatggagcttcttcttgcggcgtcCTCTTGTGACGTCGCGAGTCGCGCCAGGGCGCATTGTGAGTCACAGACGcacgacacgttcggacgcaccaGCGTccatacgtaaagatggcgccggccgtgggGAATGGCCGGTTCCattattgtacggacagagtccgtattagagccaggggcgtctagaagagacgccctttcaaatgggacgtcctccggacgtccagtttgtaacccgcctttggctaccagtcctgaagaacaccgaaaccaggactcagcaaatgtaaatgagaaaccactcagaaccaggggctttcccagaagacaatgatAATCAATTAGCAGATagtaatcctcttttgcatatcctcttaccctgaggcctggccattaacaacagaacaatacacagattaacatgggaatcactcctcctcacccaggatcacacagtgtgcatttgtgtatacatacacacccactctcttccaggttagcattctctgaaaatgccagccacagatgctggcggaatgtcaggattaaactcttctagaacatggccacatagctgaaaaacccacaaaaaactatggatgccagccatgaaagccttcaactttacatgaGTTGCTGAAATTCAGTAGATAAAGCAAAATGCATGTCAGAAGTGGCAGTAAGCCAAGGATTTGCTTGGAGTAAAACAAACCCAGATGGCTGAAGGAAGATTATGATGCCATGCAGAGAAGTGCAAATCGCTATTTTTGAAGCAAATTTGATTTAGGAAAGAATTCATTCCAGGCCACATATGTTGCAATATCAGACTATAGCATAAAAGACAAGACTTGGCTTTCTCATTTATATTC
Encoded proteins:
- the GDAP1 gene encoding ganglioside-induced differentiation-associated protein 1 isoform X4; amino-acid sequence: MPEEGSMYYPRVQHYRELLDSLPMDAYTHGCILHPELAVDSMIPAYATTRIRSQIGNTESELKKLAEENPDLQDAYIAKQKRLKSKLMDHDNIKYLKKILDELEKVLDQVETELQRRNEETPEDGHQPWLCGEFFSLADVSLAVTLHRLKFIGLARRNWGNGKRPNLEAYYERVLKRKTFRQVLGHVNNILISAVLPTAFRVAKKRAPRVLGTTFLVGLLAVIGYFGFATLRKRFPNMLFPLRARPSYL